In the Angustibacter sp. Root456 genome, AGGGTTCGGTGCACGCCGCCAGCGCCTCGGCTCCCAGACCCGCGACAGCGGCGCCGACCAGGAAGCCACGACGAGACGTTGGCACCGAACCTCCGACCACTCGATCCAGGGGACCGCCCGACCGTAACGGCCCTTTCTGAGTCGATTCTCAGAGGCCCGGCGCCGACGCGCATGCTCAACGCCGGGGCCCGGCCCGAGGTCCGCCCGTGATCATGCACGCCAGCACGCGTCCCTCAGGCGCGCAGGCCGATGCGCGGCGGCGTACCGGTGCCGTGGACGGCAAGCGCGTACTTGCGGAACGCGCGCCCCGACAACGCGGGAGCCAGCACGCGGATGAGCCGCGGGGCCTTCGACAGCATCTCGGCGATCACCTCCGGATCGCCCTCGTAACGGATCATCCCGAGCAGCAGCGGCATCACGCTCTTGTCGTGGTGCGCACTGGCCTCGGCGCCGATGGCGTCCCACTCGGCCTCGGTGACGGTGCGTGCGGCGAGCGGGAGGATGTGGTCCTCCTCGGCCTCCATGTGCTCGTCGAGCGCCGCGCTCAGCTCGGCCAGCAGGCCGACCAGCTCGTCCCGCTGCGCCGCGTCGACCGACGTCCGCCACTGCGGCACGATGCGGCCCACGGTCTGCAGCAGCTCGTCGACGCGGTGGTGCTGGGACTCCATGAGCTCCACGAGCGGAGCCAGCTCGTCCGGCACGCGCTCGAGCATGATCGGCCAGAGGTTGTTGTCCTCGGCGGTGTGGTGGTGGTGCAGGAAGGTCGTCAGGAAGTCCAGGTGGTCGGCGACGACGCTCACGCGCGCGGTGTCGCCCGGGGTGACGTTGCGGACGACGTCCGGCAGGAGCCGGAACTCCCGGCGCAGGAAGCGGTGCACGGTGACCATGTCGCGGGTGTCGACGCCGTGGTGCTGGCCTGCCTGGGTGGACTCGGTGGTGCTCATCGGGTGCTCCTCTGGTTGTGGCCTCCTCGGCCGTCGCACACCACCGTGCCG is a window encoding:
- a CDS encoding hemerythrin domain-containing protein — its product is MSTTESTQAGQHHGVDTRDMVTVHRFLRREFRLLPDVVRNVTPGDTARVSVVADHLDFLTTFLHHHHTAEDNNLWPIMLERVPDELAPLVELMESQHHRVDELLQTVGRIVPQWRTSVDAAQRDELVGLLAELSAALDEHMEAEEDHILPLAARTVTEAEWDAIGAEASAHHDKSVMPLLLGMIRYEGDPEVIAEMLSKAPRLIRVLAPALSGRAFRKYALAVHGTGTPPRIGLRA